The Candidatus Obscuribacterales bacterium genome contains a region encoding:
- a CDS encoding DNA double-strand break repair nuclease NurA: AVDGSQIYPSKDLSIPVALVQVGWFENLHLPTGDYEKDIELDIMTPQELQMGDGSPADRQVNMRRFEMETQKLVQYMKAHDHNQDCLVFLDGSLVASFAEVFDADSRAFYVHCLLELLRTSETYRVPLVAYIATSAADDLTVLLKTLFHLPDCNHIHDSQVLNQFMQWGDRTALFRCQRAGILSVYAEQSDRIAFTYLKTTREGYPARLEMPIWMHEEPGLVNRVMDWVRGEVVIGSGYPYVIETADQVAVLQAEDRQNFYRILQDWSEQEALNLRFSQKMISKVRRR, translated from the coding sequence TGCCGTAGATGGTTCACAAATCTACCCCAGCAAGGATCTATCCATCCCTGTTGCTCTAGTACAGGTGGGCTGGTTTGAGAACCTGCATCTGCCCACCGGCGATTATGAGAAAGATATCGAGTTAGATATCATGACGCCCCAAGAGTTACAGATGGGGGATGGCAGCCCCGCCGATCGCCAAGTCAACATGCGCCGCTTTGAAATGGAAACCCAAAAGCTGGTGCAATACATGAAGGCCCATGACCATAACCAAGATTGCTTGGTTTTTCTGGATGGTTCCCTGGTGGCATCTTTTGCGGAGGTGTTTGATGCCGACAGTCGAGCCTTTTACGTCCACTGCTTGCTGGAACTGCTGAGAACGAGTGAAACCTATCGCGTGCCCCTGGTGGCCTATATTGCCACCTCCGCCGCCGATGACCTGACCGTACTGCTGAAAACCCTGTTCCATTTACCCGACTGCAACCACATCCACGACTCCCAAGTTCTGAATCAATTTATGCAGTGGGGCGATCGCACCGCTCTATTCCGCTGTCAGCGGGCGGGCATTCTGAGCGTCTATGCCGAACAAAGCGATCGCATTGCCTTCACCTACCTCAAAACCACCCGCGAAGGCTACCCAGCCCGCCTAGAGATGCCCATCTGGATGCATGAAGAACCTGGTCTGGTGAACCGAGTGATGGACTGGGTACGTGGTGAGGTGGTGATCGGCAGCGGCTATCCCTATGTGATTGAAACTGCCGACCAAGTTGCTGTCCTGCAGGCCGAAGACCGGCAAAACTTTTACCGCATCCTCCAAGATTGGTCAGAACAGGAGGCCCTAAACCTACGCTTCTCTCAGAAAATGATCAGCAAAGTACGTCGCCGATAA